TCTTTCTAAGAGGCCTATAGCTCAAAAACAACTCAACAAAAGTTTAAACGTCTGTGCCTATCATATATCTCCAACCCCTCCTCCCTCCTTCTCCATATGTAgtggaaaatattttcctctcattttttattttttattttttttcactactCAATGATGATAGAACAATATCAAAAGTTTTACAATTGCCAGATGGGCCAAGCACCTGAATACGGATATGAACGaaggtttaattatatatttaggatttttttgaatttgcgattttaaaaagttcgatctaaaaataacgattttaaaatgttaaattttaaaaagtgatttttaaaaacgcagtgaagtgtttggcaaaattgcagtttggtctttaaaatcgcatgttagcatttaaaattttacgttttcaaaaaaacaccaattttctacgttttcatatcgcaattttttaaaaacgcaattttcaaacgatttattttctgaaatttagtttaaaatcgcattttttacTTACGAAATTGCAATTCTAAATGCAACCTTAATGTCCAAACACAAATTAATAACAGTGCTTGATTGACAGCTTTGTTTCTACCGCTAATGTGGAATCTTCCTATTTATATATCGTGGCAATAAGGGCCAAAAATTCTCTCAACTTCATCattttaattaatcaaattCAATTATAATGATATCCCACTTAGCTTTGCCAATTTTGGTGGAGACTCCATCACTAAATTTATAGCGATGAAGTCAACGGTATAAACCCTAGCTTGCCTCTATAAATTGCCCAAACTTGTTCTTGCTCCCCCAGAAGGTCCACAAGCTTTCGACCCTCTAGTTGGGTAAGTAAATATTCTGTATGGCTTTCAGAATATAtagatatttaataatcataatttctggttttttttttttttttttttttttttttttttgggttatggCATGGCCTTCTCGATCTTTGCTAGGTGATTAATTGTTCTAATTCCCTTAATCATAACAGtgcttctttaaatttttagtttttactttttgaGTACTTTTGCATGACATGCAGTGAACATAAAGAAAAGCAGAAAAATGAGGTTTTTAGCGCTTGCTCTAGCCTTGATGATGGTGACTTCTTGTTCGGCAGCAGCTCGGAAGATGTTGACGGTTGAAAATAATGTGCAAGAGCAGGAGGCGCAAGCGCAGAATGTGAACGATGTGAATGATCACCACGCTATTCCGAGAAAGGACTTCGGCAACTATATTGGCAACAATAATGGGAATGGCGGTGGGACAAAACCCTAGTATAATTAGCATGCCATATATAACTTTATATTTATTGTAACATATCAATCTGCGTGGCGACTGGCGAGCACATATATAAATGTTCTCTACTATAAATAATGCCAAATGCTAATATATAACTTCATATTTATTGTAACATATCAATCTGTGTGGCGACTGGtgaatacatatatatgttacaTGTTGCGTGGTTACAATCGTATTACATGTGCTTCGAATTTCCTTGTGAACTCTTCTCTTTGATATATCAACTAGAAGAGATGAATAAATTTaacagaagaaaagaaaatcgaGAGAATCAATGGCTGCATGTACGAAATTAGAGGTGGTGATACACTACCTTGATTAACCatctcttgttttttctttcatctcTCGATTTGCTTCGGTAATAAGCCTTTACTTTCTTCCTTTATGTCACTTCTTATATTACCAACCAGGAAGTATATATACGAGTGAATATTAACCGCCCCCGTCCGCTATCTGCGCCTATCCACACATGCAGATGCGAATGCGATTAACAAAAAATTTCGCGAATGCAGTTTGCGAATAATAACCGCACGGATGCGAATGGTAAAAAATAAGGCGAAGGCGAATGCAAATATTTAAAAGTGATGTCCACGTTTTGCGGATGCAAATAGTACAATACTAACTACATCCGCATGTAAAACACCTACTACCAACATGCTTTGGCTTCTTGGGTTTGTATCCCAAATTCAAACACATCTTTACTTTCGCTTACGGGATAGGAAAGCTAGAGGCAAAGGAGGGGATTTCTCTTGACTATTGGCATGTTTCTTGCTGCGTGGTTTTTGTTAGTTTCTgtactttctcttttttgttttgtttttttccctttctaaAATTCTTTGAAAATACGCTTTGTTACTCAAGGGAGATGACAGAGGAcgcaaggaatcaggaacattTCGAATCATCCGATTAGAATAAATTAATTCACTAGCGTGCGAGTGCTATGACCAGCATTTTGTCATGCTCTAGAGAGTCGCCTCCCATTAAAGTCCCCCCAAATATAAAGATCGGACGTtacttaaaattaagaaaagaaaaaacaagtccTAAACGTTTTTAACCTTCATAGTTCATAGTCCTATAAATAAACCAAAGGTTTGGACAATTAGACAACAGCTAAGAGCAATTTGCATATTTCTGACTTTGTAGtcattaaattcttttgaaaaatctGTAATTTTTCATATCTAAATCAATGAaccaattattaattaatatgaaaattttaattacgCTCTAGAACAGCCTTTCCCACAAGAACATCCACGATAGAGCCAGTGGGCTTGACAAGATCTCATTTTGTATGCTCTAACCCTTCCCCCATCCATAAACCCTACCTGGATGAAAACGaaattcaatctttaatttcttgtaCCATTTGAGTCAGTTGGCACAATCCTAATTTTCTCTTCTCATTTTCGATAGAACCTAAAAGACCAATAAAAACTATATGATTAATTGTGGGCTTAAATAGGCCCAAATTGAAGAATCCAATACTGTCCATACGGAGGAGTCCAATCTcgttcaaaagcttaaattattAATGAATTTGGTATAAACACAATGCCCATTATGTTGCCCATGGACTGACCTTATGGTAACAAAGGGCTGGAAACCGGCTGAAAGGGAAAGGTGTTTGTCATTCATTTTCTCAGTAAATATTgaataattctacatgtacattcaGTATCCATCaagtgtctataaaaaaaataaggtaacttttaaaatcatcattaggcatgtgattgattaaatgaggattttaatcaaatggtaattttaaaagccacctcattttgttatggacacttaatgtactactAGAATTACTCGTAAATATTAGCTTTGGGTAAATAATCTGCATGTTTCCATACCCTTACCAACCATATCAAACATACAAACTGTACTTCCAAGTAGCCCTAATAAAAGCAAGAAAACACCTCTtgcacgttttttttttttttttttcataaagaaGGTCCGACTTAAAAGTACTTTTAAGAAATGAACAAACAACCAGCACAAAATGTAGCCTCCAACATAACTCTGATACAACCCTAAAATGGTAGCACCTACGTAGAGCATATTACAGGCATAATATCATGTTTTCATTCTCAACAAACCTAGACCTTACATCATTCCGAactagagacagagagagggaggggggggggggggggggggggggatgatgaagagaaagagagagagagaagcggtGATTACCTATGGCTTACGAGGTGGCAGTGGTGAACTACTGCGGCTGCTGTTGCTACTGCTTCTTCCTCTCAAAGGCCTACACATAGCAAACAAAAATCCATGAAAGAGTGAAACATTTAAAACTGCCAATACAAGCATTAAACCCAAGTTATTTAGCGTTGTAAGAACGAAAAGGAACAAGTGTCCCTATTATGGAAAGAGAGACGTGTTCCTATTCTAGCTATCACCGTTAGGTGTTCCTATTCTCGAATGGGTTGATAGTAATTGGTTAATCCTACTAATATTAATGGATTATGAGGCTATGTGAAATCTTTCACCGAACCTCTCTTTTGTACATCCCTATAGtctaatatggtatcaaagctatagATTTAACAAAAGAGCTTAATAAAAccgattctcttttctttccctttttcctcaAGTATCTGAAACTCATGGTTGGAAGCAGATGGCGCCATCACCACAGTGATCGTATTTTGGTAGGATGACAGTGTACTGAGCACTGGGATTGTAGTTTTACCCTTAAAAACCAAATAATTCAGTGAGCTTGTGCTTCGGTTATTGCGGTCAGCCATGTCTATTGGGGGTGGTTGATAGTTTCTCTGATGCTTGTTCGGTAGTGTTGAAGTGTGTTGTCGGGGAGGTTGTAGCGATTTGTTGTTGACTGAAACAGTAAGTGGTCTCTGTACTTGGTGGTGGTTGTCGGCTTTGTCTGATTGATGGCAGCGAATCACCAGCCAgattcgaagaagaagaagagtggaaTTTGGTTACAATGCACCTTGTTCCTATTCGAGATTAAGGATATCCCTTTGCTGGTTTAATTAGTCAACGTTTATTTTGGGCCAAGTCCAGCCCAACACAGATAAGGTCCAAACCATTATCATTAAAATCAAAACAGTCCCAATCCATTATCATCAAATTAAAACCATCAGGATCTGGGACCTTGTCACCATTAAGGGCTTTCACCACCTCAAAGACCTCATCATCCTCGAAGGGTCTCTCCAACCAATTGTGTTCAATGGGAGATTTTTGTAAAAAACAATTGTAGTTCAATGCGGCTGAGTGTGAtaggtgtcagttcatgaggCCAAGTTATAAAtgagtggtagttcatggggcaaaaggtatttaacccattttattataaatgataCAAAGGAAACTATAAACTACAATATATCCATGAAATTCCAAATATACAGAAGCATTCTGGAATAAAGCAAGTTGGTAATCAACAAGAAATGGTAGAATGGAAACTGCAATTAAGCAGTCAAGGTTATACTGAACATAAACCCAGAGAAGAGAAGGGTTTACTGAACTAAAAGTAATCACAACCAAGAAGATGATAATTCATGCTTTTGCGAGAGCACTGAACCATGAATTAACCAACTACCAAAAATATTGTACTCCCTCCATCTGAAATTGAGTCCTATTTGGGAAATCCAACTTTTCATTGGAAACATGAGTTTTATGATTTTGGAGTTTAAGAcaggaaaaataatatatatatatatatatatatatatatatatatatatatatatatatatatatatatatatatatatatatatatattcatatggAAAACAAAAGTAAACACTCATGGAAAGAAATTACCTTCTCGGACTACGACTCGATCTCCGGGCTACCTGTCATAATTAGGCAGATGATGCAATGTTAAATATCGGGTAAGATAAATTCtcttttaaactaaaagaaacAAACACAAACCTTGCGTGGACTAGGTGATTTAGAGTAGGATGATGACCTCCCACGCCTCAGGACTGGTCCTCGACCTCTGTAGTAGACAATGCACCACAGTAAAATACATGCTTTAGTTAGAAAGTAAACAAAAACTTACAGCGCGAAATAGGGGCAATGGTATTCCGTTATACCCAACAACATATAATGCGTAAAACATTTTAAAAGTTGAAGCTTAAGTAGATAATTGAAAGTCACATAATCTTGCTATCCAACTTCCGCACCTAGAGAAGCTTTATGCAAGAAGGCAAAAGCTTACAAATTTACAGAAAGGAGTTATTTAAGTCTAGCCTTTAGAAAGAAATATCAGTATTGTCTATTAACAAGATAATGACAATACAGACACTTACTTCTGGCTATTGCCAATACCTACAGATATCCTAGATATTCTCGGTCACCCAAGCCAAGAATACAGGGTTAAACAGAAGCAATGAATCTAACATATAAACAGAAGCAAACATAACGAAGAAAAGAAGAGCTGACATTATTCAGAAAACTAGAAGATCAAACACTCGAGATTAGAATTAGAAAAGATCTAGATATCTGAAAGTTACCTGCGCGGGGACACTGATAGTGAACGTGAGCGAGCAGGCCTACGAATAGGAGATCGACTACGTCTACGACCAATAGGAGACCTTCTAGGAGGACTACGAGCTCGTCTTGGAGGTGTACTGAATTGAAATACAATGTCATATTCAAGATACAAGTTAATAAAATTCTAAACATAAGCATACAACAGGCACACGTTTGTGCATTATGAGTATATGAATAAAAGCCAAGAGTACACAAGGGCCCTAGAAAAGTGTGAaaggaagattttttttatatatacaagtaatcgaaatatcattaaaagcatgaCAGAGGCTCACAAAACAGTTCAAGTTTAATCCAACTAAAACTTCCCTTTAGCATTGGTTAAAGTCATTCTGTTATTGATtatttagaataataaaatacaatCTAGAACAAATCATTGGTCTTTGGACTAAATCGCATCACCTTCATCCCTAAAGGAGGCATAAGAAAAAAACCCATTAATAAAATGGCAGTTACTAGTGCAATGTGCGAAGGACATCTATCTCATTCTGGGGATCTCTTGTGGCGCTGGTAATGAGAAAAAGCTTTTGGATCTTTTGACAGTTCTTGAAGAGTAACAGTATCATGAGGTTTTGGTTTCTCCTTCTAAACCGAAAGGTAGAAGGGAGCTTAAAAACTTGGGAGTGTTCTATAAATTTTGATGCTAGAGGTGATTGCTCTAACCGAGGTAAAAAGGCAAGAGGGTTCTTTCGGTGTTCTGATGAAGCCAAGGGCTTTTGTGAGGGGGTCTGCTTATGGGTGTCGTGTTGTAGTTCTGGTAGGGCTTGAGTGTCTTTCTGTAGtcctttcttttgggtttttgtgggtGTCCTTGGCTgggttttctttgttgtttttgttttttctttgctgtttttgttttttctttgctggtgttctttttatatacttcatgtgtactaggggcgccttatgcttttaataatatttattgatttcctatcaaaaaaaaattggcagtTACTAGAAACCACAAAGTTCATTCACCGGTTAGACTATTGCCACAAATACTTCAATAATGATTAGCATCAAGATGTAACCACTAACATTGTCTAGATGGTTGATACAGAATGTACTCAGCCagtaaaatactaacagaattTTTATATTCATTACTCGACCTGTGCATCGGTTTGCACTAAAGAAGGAAACTTTTAACTATAATTTAACAGCCTAATTACCGGCGTCTTGGAGGAAGTGGGGAACGTCTGCGAATAGGACTGCCACGCATCCTTCTGGAAGAGGCCATATCAAGGAGATAATCAATTGAATGCCTAACAAAATCAGTGTGAAGGCAAGAAAGTAGCAAGATAGTAATTTGTAGCAAACCTTGCAGGAGATCTATTGCGCCTAAGTGGAGATGGACCTCTACCAGGAGATGTGGGCCTCCTCCTTGGAGGTGTATCACCACGTCGATAAGGTGATTCGACTCGGCGACGCACAGGAGAATCTGCACGACGACGAGGAGAATCTGGCTGTCGTCTAGGAGATCCACCCCTTTGAGCAACAGGGGATCTCCTTCTTGGTGAGGCAGGAGGCTTCCGACGTGGAGAAACTAATGTCATCAAAAGTAAAGAACtattagaaaacaaaacaaaaaactgtaCAATGTATCACTCCATGAACCTAGAATAAGGGGCACACCTTCCCTCTGCCGCTTGAGTCCATCCTTCTCACCATCAGCACTGACGCCATCAATTTTGGGAGCATCTCTCTTTGAAGCATTGACCATGGCTTTTAGGGGTGGTGACACCTTCTGTCGTGGAGGCAATGTGAACCTTGCTTGAATAACATTCCCATCAATTTGGGCCTGCAATAAGACAAATTGATAGCATCAATTTCCTGACAACACATGTTTCCATACATCTAATAATTTGACTCCAACATTGTACTAAAACCTACACCATCCATATATAATTGGGCCTTTTCAGCATCCACTCTTGCCTTGAACTCCACATATCCATATCCTTTTGGAAGATTGACCTGCAAACATGGAACAAGCTTCAAATGACTTTCCCAGGAAAAAATTACCTGCAAACAGGAAACAAGCTTCAAACCATGATGTGACATCCACAACAAACTTACCGTGCGATCAATTGCCAGCTCCACATTGACAACTTCGCCAAAGAAacctagggaaaaaaaaaaatatgggtgaGAATATAAAAACCACCAATGGAAATATCAATACATGAAACGTCAACTACTAAAATTATTTATGgccaatatataataataagagGTTCCTCAATAAATTACCAATTCATGCACATTAGAAAAAAGCTCTTtaattttacaaattcaataactctaaaataacTTCATAATGCCAGGACATATTAtcaagtaaaatgaaaagaaaatgcctTCACTGTTATGTGAAAGCTAGCATAGGAACAATCAACTGCAATGCTTTTAGTTGTCGTGTTAAAGCTAGTACAAGTACAGATGGCAGTCACAACTGGCAGCGCTTGGTGAACTCGTAAAATAAGATAGGACAgcattgtgaaaaaaaaaaggggggggtcAATGGTCACAGACATGATTCTACTTTTCATTCCAAACTCTATTTCTAATTATATCCTTTGCTTTAGATACACAAATATAGCAGCTAAATTTAACAAAATGTAAACAtcattgaaaatttaaaaataagtgaTTAACTTACCgaatatttcttttaaatggCCTTCATTCACATTCCTGCTGAGTTTGTCAACGTGAAGAACAAGTGACTCTTGAATAGGAGAAGCTTTCCTGAAATAAATGTGTTTTTAACACATGCAAGAAACACACGAgtactccttttctttttatttttttctctttacttttgtttttacagTGGGGAAGTATATGCTATGAGACCGTCAAGGGCATGAATTAATAGTTagatttattaataaattctaGCAGATGCATTCTACACTATGAATGCAAGATATGCAAGTAACAAGTGACCAGCTCTCGAACTACTCAATATAGTCTCTAATTGGCATATGCTCACAAGCCACCTCCAATATATTTCCTCCAATTATTAAGGAAGTAGGGAATCACAGTATGGCCTGCTCAATAGTTGAATAAAGAGTAAAAGAACTAAAAGTTCAACCACATAACTCTTATCAGTCAGATCAAGCACATGCCTAAAACGGAAATACACATTTAAAACAAGCAAAGAGCTGAAAGAAAGCTAAGAAAGCTAAGAAAGCAACAGGGCGAGAAACCAAGTAAACCACTTAAGCTCCGTCACTGTCCTCTCgtggtcctcaaaacttctatcatttattttccTCCAAAATGATCTACTAGAAAGCTCTAAACGAACCACTACGAAAGCATCCTTAACGGAAGCAATACTATACAAATCCGGAAAAGCTCCCTTAAGGGTCTGATCCCCACACTACAAGTCAAGCCACAATCTGATCTTGGAGTCATTTCCCAACTCAAATCTGATATGACTAGAAAACACCCCCCAACCCTTCCTGATATTATTCCGTAGCCCCATGCCAAACATCCCAAGAACCTCATTGAAACACCACCCACCCCGCAAACTGCCATATTTAGTATCcaccacaactctccaccaagcctgTCTCTCGTGCAAAAAACGCTATAGCCATTTTTCCAAAAGAGCACAATCGAACAAGTTTCGGATCCAAAACCCTCCCTCAACGATCGGAGAACAAACTTTGGACTAGCttaccaagtgaaatttgaactcttcggGTGCTTTTGGGATTGCattttcgtagacaaaaagtacAACTTTAAATCAAATCACAGAACATGAACCGTTtcgaaattgcgtttttaaaaaattgtgatttgaaaatgcagaaaactaatttttcaaatcacaggtaagGGGGtactttttaaaaacacataattttaaaggctagtCTGCGATTTTGACAAAAACTtgactgcatttttaaaaatcattttttcaaattgcacattttaaaatcagtatttttaaattgcactttttgaaatcacaaacccaaacggaccctttaTTTAGCCTACCCCATTAGAAATCTCGTTGTAGTTTCACTATGTGGTTCACAAAACCAACGGGGAGTGGGAAAAGAGATATAAAATACATAGGTAAATTGGAAAGGGTGTTGTGTGCTCTTGATTAAGGTAATCCGACCATCCTTAGAcaagtacatattttttcaacTAGTCAAACGATGCTCTATGTTTTAACCCTCACCTtagttaaaaatcattttttcaaattgcacattttaaaatcagtatttttaaattgcactttttgaaatcacaaacccaaacggaccctttaTTTAGCCTACCCCATTAGAaatctcgttgtagcttcacTATGTGGTTCACAAAACCAACGGGGAGAGGGAAAAGAGATATAAAATACATAGGTAAATTGGAAAGGGTGTTGTGTGCTCTTAATTAAGGTAATCCGACCATCCTTAGAcaagtacatattttttcaacTAGTCAAACGATGCTCTATGTTTTAACCCTCACCTTAGTGTATGGGTCTAGTGTGTATTTTTTGGTCCAGAGTGTTGGGCTTTGTTGTGCGGACCAATGATTTTCGGCCTAGTTAGCTTAAATAAAATTGGATCAAAGCCTATAAAGGAGACCACAATGGCTAATGGATTTCCTAgattaatgttttaatttatggCATAAGTTAATCCCTAATGGCATGCATATGTTGATAGTTCAATTCATGACACATGGCATACACAAACTTCACCATGTTTGAATAAAAACTAGTAAAGTCCATTAGTAGCCAAAATGCATGATTTCATAAgatgagggtttttttttataagtaataaccttgtcttattaaaagcgtaaagcacccctaagtacactagaagtatacaagagaaagcacaTAATTAGAAAGCGAAAAACGACAgtccacaaaaagaaagaaacccaacaaaccctcaaaaaccaaaagccctcaaacccgaacCCTCAAGAAACACACCCTTCTACAACATGTGAGCCCTTCTATAAGATGTGTTTtttgtagaaaatattttaagaactACACAATAGTCCATCTAATGATAGTTGTCATGAAAGTGATTTAAGACCTTATACCTAAAACTCATAGTTGTTAAGTGATGTgaaaagtgacttttaaaaatcAGTCATGAGCATAAATTTTGGGTTAGATCAGAAACTTTTATGGTCAAAAAACTCATataaaatggttattttaatttttaaaacatttctaAGCAATAGCCCTTTAAGGGATGTTAAATCTACTCCAATAGATTAAGAGATTTCTCACAAATTGCATCAAGAACAAGCTTTGAATCAATTTGAAAAGTTGCTGTCCAAAACATGTTCAAGAGGCTATTTGATCCAAATTTTACTGTTAAGTTCTAGATGTGTTTTGGGCCCATTGGGTCAAGTTGGCCAAGTGTAATATACTAATTTCGGCCCATTAAGTGAGTTAAGGAAATTAGAAGGTTAACCTAGTTAGGAGAAGGTCCATATGGACCATTTCTGACCCATGTCCccataagaaaatattttgagaatttagaAAGAAAAGCTCAAGCATTTTATAAGTGAAATTCCAAGATTAACCctactttaattattttattcaaattttatagaaattataataaaataagttaaaagaaaataatagaataaattataagtaaaataaaacattatattcaaacaaaatacccaaaaaataCTAAGCTTAAGCCTTGAACctattttgagaaaagattTCTATGAGGGGAAAGGTCAGAAACGTCTATGTAAGTTAGGACCGACTTCTAATTAGGCTTTTTGCACTGAGCATAGGACTGACATAGTTGAATCTTATTGTTCAAGTTTTAGCAATCCTTGCCTATACTTCTTAAGTGCAACAACGAGGCAAGTACTATTCCTTACCTCTTCTAAATGAAGTTTAAATTCAATGACTACTACTACCTTATTATGCATTCATTAATAAATAACCTCAAATGTTTAACTATATtgtaatttattgtttcataaTAACCTCAACTTCTTAGAAGTGTGTGCAATTTGCAATATTGATAGTAACATGTTTTACCTTGGAAATACCAATAATCTTGGTATTCACTTTATCATGTTAATCATGTATATGTCCTCAAATACAACTCTCTATGAGGCAGCATGACACACTACAAAATGCCTACAAGTGTTTTAAATATTTACAAGTTATCAATTCAAATCTCTATACCGTGTTTATCATATTGTTAAATGATTTTAAAGTGTGTGAatgctaacaatttttttccacATGAGTTTGTCACTCGCAAATGGGCACGAATGCTCGAGTATGAAAGAGAaggtccaaacaaagaaagttTCTATATAAAGGTGTCCATTTAAGAGAAGTTTCTATTTAAGGAAACTTCCAAGGAAGGAAAGTTTTATGCAAGGAAATAGTACCCTTCTACACATGCTAAGTTAGTAACACGATACCAGACTAGGATGGAGTGCAACACACTAAAGTTACGGTTACATGAAGGTATAGTCATCACTAAGTTGTCATGTTGAGTGTACCTTGAAGTTAATCAATTGGCCAAAGCACATCCGCGGCCACGAGTGTTGCCATATCCTCGAAAGTTGGATCGCACAAGTGAAAAGAGAAACTCTCTCATTCAGAAATCTTGTTTTTATGTCAAGTCTAATGAAAGAAGTTAATTTACGAAATCTC
The Alnus glutinosa chromosome 14, dhAlnGlut1.1, whole genome shotgun sequence genome window above contains:
- the LOC133856953 gene encoding serine/arginine-rich splicing factor SR45, producing the protein MAKPSRGRRSPPSGSVSISSSRSRSYTGSDSRSSSRSVSRSLSRSRSRSRSFSSSSSPSRSVSSRSPSPPPLRKSPAEVAKRGRSPPPQSKRISPPPRKASPIQESLVLHVDKLSRNVNEGHLKEIFGFFGEVVNVELAIDRTVNLPKGYGYVEFKARVDAEKAQLYMDGAQIDGNVIQARFTLPPRQKVSPPLKAMVNASKRDAPKIDGVSADGEKDGLKRQREVSPRRKPPASPRRRSPVAQRGGSPRRQPDSPRRRADSPVRRRVESPYRRGDTPPRRRPTSPGRGPSPLRRNRSPARRMRGSPIRRRSPLPPRRRTPPRRARSPPRRSPIGRRRSRSPIRRPARSRSLSVSPRRGRGPVLRRGRSSSYSKSPSPRKVARRSSRSPRRPLRGRSSSNSSRSSSPLPPRKP